One region of Roseovarius faecimaris genomic DNA includes:
- a CDS encoding lytic murein transglycosylase: protein MRSLLFLVACLMLCITLPAEAQNKASVERQFQTWLEQTIWPRARAKGVKRATFDAAFNGVTLNWKLPDLVPPGTQPKANRKQLQAEFGSPGKYFNAGSVNGATSTGRQMAKRHAKALADTERKTGVPGRIILAIWGRESGYGRVDIPHDVFEVLGTKGFMSTRAAYFTDELIAALQIAQSGHAPGRAMKSSWAGALGQPQFMPSSFLEYATDGDGDRRADIWRSEADTIASIGNYLARHGWVSGRDWGFEVTVPASVSCSLEGPDQGRKIRDWTRMGITRVSGKPFPDHELRGEGYLMMPAGRNGPAFIVTPNFYVLKEYNTSDLYALFVGHVGDRIQFGSPSFSAGWGKVGGLLRSDVARMQQALVRMGHDVGGVDGLPGYKTRRSIGRWQEATGQQATCFPEARMKAQLKP, encoded by the coding sequence ATGCGTAGTTTACTCTTTCTGGTCGCGTGTTTGATGCTGTGCATCACCCTGCCTGCCGAAGCGCAAAACAAGGCTTCGGTTGAACGGCAGTTCCAGACCTGGCTGGAACAGACCATCTGGCCACGCGCCCGTGCCAAGGGGGTGAAGCGCGCCACATTCGATGCGGCCTTCAACGGCGTGACGCTCAACTGGAAACTGCCCGATCTGGTGCCACCGGGAACGCAACCCAAGGCAAACCGAAAGCAGCTTCAGGCCGAGTTCGGAAGCCCGGGCAAGTACTTCAACGCAGGTTCGGTCAACGGGGCCACAAGCACGGGCCGCCAGATGGCCAAGCGCCACGCCAAAGCGCTGGCGGATACCGAACGCAAAACCGGCGTGCCGGGGCGGATCATCCTCGCCATCTGGGGCCGCGAGAGCGGGTATGGCCGCGTCGATATCCCGCATGATGTTTTCGAGGTTCTCGGCACAAAGGGGTTCATGAGCACCCGCGCGGCCTATTTCACCGATGAGTTGATCGCCGCCCTGCAAATCGCTCAGTCAGGGCACGCCCCCGGCCGCGCGATGAAAAGCAGCTGGGCCGGGGCGCTGGGGCAGCCGCAATTCATGCCGTCGTCATTCCTCGAATATGCCACCGATGGCGACGGCGACCGCCGTGCCGATATCTGGCGATCTGAGGCCGATACGATCGCCTCCATTGGCAATTACCTGGCCCGGCATGGCTGGGTGAGTGGACGCGACTGGGGATTTGAAGTGACGGTGCCCGCCTCGGTCTCTTGCTCTCTGGAAGGGCCGGACCAGGGCCGCAAGATCCGCGACTGGACCAGGATGGGGATCACCCGGGTTTCCGGCAAACCCTTTCCCGATCATGAGCTGCGCGGCGAGGGGTACCTGATGATGCCCGCGGGCCGCAACGGACCGGCCTTTATCGTCACGCCCAATTTCTATGTGCTGAAAGAGTATAACACGTCCGACCTCTATGCGCTTTTTGTGGGCCATGTGGGGGATCGGATTCAGTTCGGCTCTCCCTCCTTTTCCGCCGGGTGGGGCAAGGTGGGCGGGCTCTTGCGCTCTGACGTGGCGCGGATGCAGCAGGCTCTGGTGCGCATGGGGCATGACGTGGGTGGGGTGGACGGCCTGCCCGGTTACAAGACCCGCCGTTCCATCGGGCGCTGGCAGGAGGCCACTGGCCAGCAAGCCACCTGTTTTCCCGAGGCCCGGATGAAAGCACAGCTCAAGCCCTGA
- a CDS encoding NAD-dependent epimerase/dehydratase family protein, producing the protein MTKVFITGSAGFIGFHLAQLLLREGMQVCGVDGMTDYYDVTLKKKRHQMLLQHDGFAAHEVMLEDAERLDAIADAFQPDIIVHLAAQAGVRYSLENPRAYIEANVVGTFNVMEIARRYAVKHLLMASTSSVYGANTQMPYAETHKADSPMTIYAATKKATEAMGHSYAHLWNLPTTMFRFFTVYGPWGRPDMALFKFVDAMLDGREVDIYNNGEMYRDFTYIDDLVRGIRLLMDAVPVRPDSEEDIAEGDSLSHVAPYRVVNIGNSDTVKLIDFVDAIEAELGVEARRNYMPMQKGDVPATWADASLLQSLTGYRPQTDVRDGIAQFVAWFRDYYQK; encoded by the coding sequence ATGACAAAGGTTTTCATCACTGGCAGCGCAGGGTTCATCGGCTTTCACCTGGCGCAGCTCTTGTTGCGCGAGGGGATGCAGGTCTGTGGCGTGGACGGGATGACCGACTATTATGACGTCACGCTGAAAAAGAAACGCCACCAGATGCTGTTGCAGCATGACGGTTTTGCGGCGCATGAAGTGATGCTGGAGGACGCAGAACGGCTCGATGCGATTGCCGATGCATTCCAGCCCGACATCATCGTGCATCTCGCGGCGCAGGCCGGGGTGCGGTACAGCCTGGAAAATCCGCGCGCCTATATCGAGGCCAATGTCGTGGGCACGTTCAACGTGATGGAGATTGCCCGGCGGTATGCGGTGAAGCACCTTCTGATGGCCTCCACCTCATCGGTTTACGGCGCCAATACCCAGATGCCCTATGCCGAGACCCACAAGGCCGACAGCCCGATGACCATCTACGCCGCGACAAAGAAGGCGACCGAGGCGATGGGCCATTCCTATGCCCATCTGTGGAACCTGCCGACAACCATGTTCCGGTTCTTCACCGTCTACGGTCCCTGGGGTCGGCCGGATATGGCGCTGTTCAAGTTTGTTGACGCGATGCTCGATGGGCGCGAGGTGGATATCTATAACAACGGCGAGATGTACCGCGACTTCACTTACATCGACGATCTTGTGCGCGGCATCCGCCTGTTGATGGACGCGGTCCCGGTGCGGCCTGATAGCGAAGAGGACATCGCCGAGGGGGATAGCCTGAGCCATGTTGCCCCTTACCGCGTCGTCAATATCGGCAATTCGGACACGGTGAAGCTGATTGATTTCGTCGATGCGATCGAGGCGGAGCTGGGCGTCGAGGCGCGGCGCAACTACATGCCGATGCAAAAGGGCGATGTGCCTGCGACCTGGGCGGATGCGAGCCTTTTGCAGTCGCTCACCGGCTACCGGCCACAAACCGATGTGCGGGACGGGATCGCGCAATTCGTGGCCTGGTTCCGGGACTATTATCAGAAGTGA
- a CDS encoding LysR substrate-binding domain-containing protein, producing MPKLPPLNALRAFEAAARHNGFVGASEELNVTRGAISRHVKLLEEHLGTALFRRHAKGVELTGAGRQFLPVLTDAFDTITREAARLKSDTQSLRVLCPPATSIRWLIPNLDDFRRRHPEIDLRLTTDFFRSSQFETGEFDISFSVEHWPRQREGLTVVPLFPVMLTPACAPRLAEGEVPLRTPQDLTRHTLLHETPWRHDWEAWLSAFPVPGLSKASGDDFPNLDMAVKAALMGAGVVMSDLVLCREELQAGLLIRPFPDLACPSPLGDTCLLVHDTLLDTPKVAAFVEWARETGRRSAIASGLGGGAEKAR from the coding sequence ATGCCCAAGCTACCACCTCTCAATGCATTGCGCGCCTTCGAAGCGGCGGCGCGTCACAACGGGTTCGTCGGGGCCTCGGAAGAGCTGAACGTGACACGCGGGGCAATCAGCCGCCATGTCAAACTGCTGGAGGAGCATCTGGGCACGGCGCTGTTTCGGCGGCACGCGAAAGGCGTGGAACTGACCGGAGCAGGGCGGCAGTTCCTCCCGGTGTTGACCGACGCCTTCGACACGATCACCCGCGAGGCCGCGCGCCTGAAATCGGATACGCAAAGCCTGCGCGTGCTCTGCCCGCCGGCAACCTCGATCCGGTGGCTTATTCCCAATCTCGACGATTTCCGACGCCGTCACCCTGAGATCGACCTGCGCCTGACCACGGATTTCTTCCGCTCGTCGCAATTCGAAACAGGCGAGTTCGACATCAGTTTTTCCGTCGAACACTGGCCGCGACAGCGCGAGGGGTTGACTGTTGTGCCGCTCTTTCCGGTCATGCTCACCCCAGCTTGTGCGCCGCGTTTGGCTGAAGGAGAAGTGCCCCTCAGAACGCCGCAGGATTTGACGCGGCACACGCTTTTGCACGAAACGCCTTGGCGGCACGATTGGGAGGCCTGGCTTTCGGCCTTCCCGGTGCCGGGTCTCAGCAAGGCATCTGGTGACGATTTTCCCAATCTCGACATGGCGGTGAAAGCGGCCCTGATGGGCGCGGGCGTGGTGATGAGCGATCTTGTACTGTGCCGCGAGGAGTTGCAGGCCGGTTTGCTGATACGCCCATTTCCGGATCTGGCATGCCCCTCTCCGCTGGGGGATACCTGTCTGCTGGTGCATGACACTCTGCTTGATACGCCCAAAGTGGCGGCGTTCGTGGAATGGGCGCGCGAAACAGGCAGGCGCTCGGCGATCGCCTCAGGGCTTGGAGGTGGGGCCGAGAAAGCGCGTTAG
- a CDS encoding adenine phosphoribosyltransferase: MPSSKTVKDYIRTIVDFPHEGILFRDVTTLFADPRGFRLAIDQLLHPYVGERIDKVVGLEARGFILGGAIAHQLSVGFVPIRKKGKLPGAVISEEYTLEYGEAVVELHDDAISAGENILLVDDLLATGGTAEAGIKLIERLGGRIIGCAFVVDLPELGGRKRIEAMGMDVHTLCEFEGL, from the coding sequence ATGCCAAGCAGCAAGACCGTGAAGGACTATATCCGCACCATCGTCGACTTCCCGCATGAGGGTATCCTGTTTCGCGATGTGACCACGCTCTTTGCCGACCCGCGCGGTTTCCGGCTGGCGATCGACCAGCTTCTGCACCCCTATGTGGGCGAGCGGATCGACAAGGTGGTGGGCCTTGAGGCGCGCGGCTTCATCCTGGGCGGGGCCATCGCACACCAGCTCAGCGTCGGGTTTGTGCCGATCCGCAAGAAAGGCAAGCTGCCCGGTGCGGTGATTTCCGAGGAATACACGCTGGAATATGGCGAGGCCGTCGTCGAACTGCATGACGACGCGATCAGCGCGGGCGAGAACATCCTGCTTGTCGATGACCTTCTGGCCACCGGTGGCACCGCAGAGGCCGGGATCAAGCTGATCGAGCGGCTGGGCGGCCGGATCATCGGCTGTGCCTTCGTTGTGGACCTGCCCGAGCTTGGCGGGCGCAAACGGATCGAGGCCATGGGGATGGATGTGCACACCTTGTGTGAGTTCGAAGGGCTCTAA
- a CDS encoding LysE family translocator, with protein sequence MPFDLWLAFVAASTALLLIPGPTVLLVLSYALSQGKRVAVASATGVALGDLIAMSASLAGLGALVLTSAMLFTALKWIGAVYLIWLGIKLLRAPAASGLEAQATPDANARHVFFHAATVTALNPKSIAFFIAFVPQFVRLDAPLLPQFAILTATFVGLAAINALAYALAADRLRQTIRRPGVITWLTRAGGAALVAMGVLTATLRRSA encoded by the coding sequence ATGCCCTTCGACCTCTGGCTTGCCTTCGTCGCCGCCTCCACCGCCTTGCTGCTCATCCCTGGCCCGACGGTCCTGCTTGTGCTGAGTTACGCCCTGAGCCAGGGCAAACGCGTCGCCGTGGCCTCGGCCACCGGCGTGGCGCTGGGAGACCTTATCGCCATGAGCGCCTCGCTTGCGGGTCTGGGCGCGCTGGTGCTGACCTCGGCCATGCTCTTTACCGCGCTGAAATGGATCGGGGCGGTGTATCTTATCTGGCTCGGGATCAAACTGCTGCGAGCCCCCGCCGCCTCTGGGCTGGAGGCACAGGCGACGCCCGACGCCAATGCACGCCATGTCTTTTTCCACGCCGCCACCGTGACGGCGCTCAACCCCAAATCCATTGCGTTCTTCATCGCCTTCGTGCCGCAATTCGTGCGTCTCGATGCGCCGCTCCTGCCGCAATTCGCCATCCTGACCGCGACATTCGTGGGGCTCGCCGCGATCAACGCGCTGGCCTATGCGCTGGCCGCCGACCGGCTGCGCCAGACCATCCGCCGCCCGGGCGTGATCACCTGGCTCACCCGCGCGGGTGGTGCGGCGCTTGTCGCCATGGGCGTGCTCACGGCTACGCTTCGTCGCAGCGCCTGA
- a CDS encoding S-methyl-5'-thioadenosine phosphorylase: MSQTMIGVIGGSGVYQIDGLSGAEWISVDSPWGAPSDQILTGKLEGMPMAFLPRHGRGHVHSPTTVPYRANIDALKRLGVTDVISVSACGSFREEMAPGDFVVVDQFIDRTFAREKSFFGTGCVGHVSLAHPTCPRLGDACETAARSAGVTVHRGGTYLAMEGPQFSTLAESKMYREVWGCDVIGMTNMPEAKLAREAELCYASVAMITDYDSWHPQHGEVDITAIIETLTGNADKARALVSRLPALLGPDRAPCPHGCDRALDFAILTAPDARDAGLVAKLDAVAGRVLGHG, translated from the coding sequence ATGAGCCAAACCATGATCGGGGTGATCGGCGGGTCTGGTGTGTATCAGATCGACGGGTTGAGCGGTGCAGAATGGATCAGCGTCGACAGCCCCTGGGGCGCGCCGTCGGATCAAATCCTGACCGGCAAGCTGGAGGGTATGCCCATGGCGTTCCTGCCCCGGCACGGGCGCGGGCATGTGCATTCTCCCACCACGGTGCCGTATCGCGCCAATATCGACGCGCTCAAGCGATTGGGCGTCACGGATGTGATCAGCGTCTCGGCCTGCGGATCGTTTCGCGAGGAGATGGCGCCGGGTGATTTTGTCGTTGTGGATCAGTTCATTGACCGAACATTCGCCCGTGAGAAGAGCTTTTTCGGAACCGGTTGCGTCGGTCATGTGAGCCTCGCGCATCCGACCTGTCCGCGCCTTGGCGATGCCTGCGAAACCGCGGCGCGTTCAGCGGGCGTGACAGTGCATCGCGGCGGCACCTACCTGGCCATGGAGGGCCCGCAGTTTTCGACCCTGGCCGAATCGAAGATGTATCGAGAGGTCTGGGGCTGTGACGTGATCGGCATGACCAACATGCCCGAGGCCAAGCTCGCCCGCGAGGCCGAGCTCTGTTATGCCTCCGTTGCCATGATCACCGATTATGACAGCTGGCACCCGCAGCATGGCGAGGTAGACATCACCGCGATCATCGAAACCCTCACCGGCAATGCTGACAAGGCGCGTGCGCTGGTCTCCCGCCTGCCTGCGCTGCTTGGTCCCGATCGCGCGCCCTGCCCGCATGGTTGCGACCGCGCGCTGGACTTTGCCATTCTCACCGCCCCGGACGCCCGTGACGCCGGTCTTGTCGCCAAACTTGACGCCGTGGCCGGGCGCGTGCTTGGGCACGGATAA
- a CDS encoding SulP family inorganic anion transporter has protein sequence MSDLGLSHEGDMGPARFRIEILAGLTVALALVPEAVAFAFVAGVNPLVGLYAAFIVGLVTAVIGGRPGMISGATGALAVVMVSLVAQHGVEYLFATVVLMGIFQLLAGVMHWGKFIRLVPHPVMLGFVNGLAIVIFMAQLGQFKVPGSMVNTGHGMSGGEWLPMSELTLMLGLVGLTMAVIWMMPRLTKAIPAPLAGIAVVAGLVIALGLDVPRVGDLASIKGGLPAFHIPTVPLTLETLQIILPYAVILAAIGLIESLLTLNLVGDITGKRGGASQECIAQGSANVITGFFGGMGGCAMIGQSMINVKSGARTRIAGIAAALFLLSFILFAAPLIEQIPLASLVGVMFMVVIGTFAWNSLTILRKVPLTDALVIVLVTVVTVQYDLAIAVVVGVIVSALAYAWNNAKRIHAIERPSVTEAGAKVYEIQGPLFFGSAEGFAELFHVDDDPDTVIVDFAESRVVDQSALQAIERMAGKYEDAGKRLMLRHLSRDCHRLLSKAGHLMVDSDDDPDYEIAVDYDVKTGILGAGH, from the coding sequence ATGTCGGATCTGGGATTGTCCCACGAGGGCGACATGGGACCGGCCCGGTTCCGGATTGAGATTTTGGCGGGATTGACAGTTGCGCTGGCCCTTGTCCCCGAGGCAGTGGCCTTCGCTTTCGTGGCCGGGGTGAACCCTCTAGTCGGGCTGTACGCGGCTTTCATCGTGGGGCTGGTGACCGCTGTAATTGGCGGGCGGCCGGGGATGATCTCGGGAGCCACGGGGGCGCTGGCGGTGGTGATGGTCAGTCTCGTGGCGCAACATGGGGTCGAGTATCTCTTTGCCACCGTGGTGCTGATGGGGATCTTCCAACTGCTGGCCGGGGTCATGCATTGGGGCAAATTCATCCGGCTCGTGCCGCATCCGGTGATGCTGGGCTTTGTCAACGGGCTGGCGATCGTGATTTTCATGGCGCAGCTCGGGCAGTTCAAAGTGCCGGGAAGCATGGTGAACACCGGGCATGGGATGAGCGGGGGCGAATGGCTGCCCATGTCGGAGCTGACGCTGATGCTAGGTTTGGTCGGACTGACCATGGCTGTCATCTGGATGATGCCGCGCCTCACCAAAGCCATACCGGCGCCGCTGGCCGGGATTGCCGTGGTCGCCGGTCTGGTGATCGCGCTTGGCCTTGATGTGCCGCGTGTGGGCGACCTGGCATCGATCAAGGGTGGATTGCCTGCGTTTCATATCCCCACAGTGCCGCTGACCCTAGAGACGCTCCAGATCATCCTTCCCTATGCGGTGATCCTCGCGGCTATCGGTCTGATCGAAAGCCTTCTGACGCTCAACCTTGTTGGTGATATCACCGGCAAGCGTGGCGGGGCGAGCCAGGAATGCATCGCCCAGGGCTCGGCCAACGTGATCACCGGGTTTTTCGGTGGGATGGGCGGCTGTGCGATGATCGGCCAATCGATGATCAACGTGAAATCCGGCGCGCGCACTCGGATTGCAGGGATCGCAGCGGCGTTGTTTCTGCTGTCGTTCATCCTGTTCGCGGCCCCTCTGATCGAACAGATACCGCTCGCGTCGCTGGTCGGGGTGATGTTCATGGTGGTGATCGGGACGTTTGCGTGGAATTCGCTGACCATTCTGCGCAAGGTGCCTCTGACCGATGCGCTGGTGATCGTTCTCGTCACGGTGGTCACGGTGCAGTATGACCTTGCGATTGCGGTGGTCGTGGGGGTGATTGTCTCGGCGCTCGCATATGCCTGGAACAACGCGAAACGCATTCACGCGATCGAGCGGCCATCGGTGACCGAAGCGGGGGCCAAGGTCTATGAAATTCAGGGGCCGCTGTTTTTCGGCTCTGCCGAGGGGTTTGCCGAGCTGTTTCATGTGGATGATGACCCCGACACGGTGATCGTGGATTTTGCTGAAAGCCGTGTCGTGGATCAGTCCGCCTTGCAGGCCATCGAGCGGATGGCTGGCAAGTACGAGGACGCAGGCAAGCGGCTGATGCTGCGGCACCTCAGCCGGGATTGTCACCGCCTTCTGTCAAAAGCGGGGCACCTGATGGTCGATAGTGACGACGACCCGGATTACGAGATCGCGGTGGATTACGACGTGAAGACGGGGATCCTTGGCGCAGGTCACTGA
- a CDS encoding CatB-related O-acetyltransferase, which yields MPAQLPDAARIHPITLPDGSEHAGTVFLNNVNTHPRVQVGAFTYASDFDPPSPDGWIARLAPYLFDFAQELLVIGKFCQIAHGVRFISAAANHDMTGVSTYPFPVFDPDTMLGYQPDTRDTIVGHDVWLGYGAQVMPGARIGSGAIIGAGAVVRGTVPDYAVVIGNPGRVVRMRFPEEDVARLLELAWWNWPVERIEQALPSIAQGDVDALSRFAP from the coding sequence ATGCCCGCACAACTTCCCGATGCCGCGCGCATCCACCCCATTACACTGCCCGATGGCTCCGAACATGCCGGAACGGTATTTCTGAACAACGTCAACACCCATCCGCGTGTCCAGGTGGGCGCCTTTACATATGCATCCGATTTCGATCCCCCCTCGCCCGATGGCTGGATCGCGCGTCTGGCGCCCTACCTCTTCGATTTCGCACAGGAACTGCTGGTGATCGGCAAGTTCTGTCAGATCGCCCACGGGGTACGTTTCATTTCCGCCGCCGCCAATCACGACATGACCGGGGTTTCGACCTATCCCTTTCCGGTCTTCGACCCTGACACGATGCTTGGCTACCAGCCCGACACGCGCGATACGATCGTGGGCCACGATGTCTGGCTGGGTTACGGCGCGCAGGTGATGCCGGGGGCCCGGATCGGCTCGGGTGCGATCATCGGAGCCGGAGCGGTGGTGCGCGGAACGGTGCCCGATTACGCCGTGGTGATCGGCAACCCGGGCCGCGTTGTACGGATGCGGTTCCCTGAAGAAGACGTTGCCAGACTGCTTGAACTTGCCTGGTGGAATTGGCCTGTCGAGCGGATCGAGCAGGCCCTTCCGTCGATTGCACAAGGCGACGTTGACGCTCTGAGCCGCTTCGCGCCCTGA
- a CDS encoding flavin reductase family protein, with protein MFYRPEDGHGLPHNPFNAIVTPRPIGWISTRGANGHDNLAPYSFFNAVAYVPPQVMFASTGSKPDRDGTKDSVAQIRETGVFCVNIVSEALKDAMNRTSGPWEAGLDEFADAELEKAPCETIDCARVAEAPAALECKLTQIVTLPGAANVVVFGEVTGVHMRDEYIVGGKFDVLRVRPLTRLGYMDYSVIRESFSMKRPGEG; from the coding sequence ATGTTCTACAGACCCGAAGACGGCCACGGCCTGCCGCATAACCCGTTCAACGCCATCGTGACCCCGCGCCCGATCGGCTGGATCTCGACCCGCGGTGCAAATGGCCATGACAACCTTGCGCCCTATTCGTTCTTCAATGCGGTCGCTTATGTCCCGCCGCAGGTCATGTTTGCCTCGACCGGCTCCAAGCCGGACCGCGACGGCACCAAGGACAGTGTGGCCCAGATCCGCGAGACGGGAGTGTTCTGCGTCAACATCGTGTCGGAGGCCCTGAAAGATGCGATGAACCGCACGTCTGGACCGTGGGAGGCCGGGCTGGATGAATTCGCCGATGCCGAGCTCGAAAAAGCGCCGTGCGAGACGATCGATTGCGCGCGCGTGGCCGAGGCGCCGGCGGCACTGGAATGCAAACTGACCCAGATCGTCACGCTGCCGGGCGCGGCCAATGTGGTGGTCTTTGGCGAGGTGACAGGCGTGCATATGCGCGATGAGTATATCGTCGGCGGCAAATTCGACGTGCTGCGCGTCCGCCCGCTCACGCGCCTTGGCTACATGGACTATTCGGTCATTCGCGAGTCGTTCAGCATGAAACGGCCCGGGGAGGGCTAG
- a CDS encoding GNAT family N-acetyltransferase — protein sequence MFELTPETPEDWWEVEALYDLCFAPGREALSSYRLRDDVPPVDGLCVVARDEGGILAGAIRFWPVRVGGAEALLLGPVAVHPTYQGEGLGGYLILDSLDRARDGGWARVMLVGDAPYYSRFGFRRLTDVEMPPPTNPERVLGVALKAGAWDGVSGLVTRAA from the coding sequence GTGTTTGAACTGACGCCCGAAACGCCTGAGGACTGGTGGGAGGTCGAAGCCCTCTATGACCTGTGCTTTGCGCCCGGGCGCGAGGCGTTGTCTTCGTACCGGTTGCGCGATGACGTTCCGCCCGTCGACGGGCTCTGCGTCGTGGCGCGGGACGAGGGCGGCATTCTGGCAGGGGCGATCCGGTTCTGGCCTGTGCGCGTGGGCGGGGCCGAGGCGCTGCTTCTGGGGCCGGTGGCCGTGCACCCCACCTATCAGGGCGAGGGGCTGGGCGGCTATCTCATCCTCGACAGCCTTGACCGGGCGCGCGATGGCGGCTGGGCGCGGGTCATGCTGGTGGGCGATGCGCCCTATTATAGCCGCTTCGGCTTCCGGCGGTTGACCGATGTCGAAATGCCCCCGCCCACCAATCCCGAGCGCGTGTTGGGCGTGGCCCTGAAGGCCGGAGCCTGGGACGGGGTGAGCGGGCTGGTCACACGCGCGGCTTGA
- a CDS encoding EcsC family protein, translating into MELLDAPITEETTEARLDALVRRHARAGNMGIQVLNLIGGQAENLLDRLPKEMRARLGDGAEQALRLAMEAAQRSRGVVGEQPGWLSRAVTTAMGAAGGFGGLPSAMAELPVTTTILLRAIQDVAAEHGFDPNEESVQFDCIQVFAAAGPLGDDDGSDLAFLGTRVTVTGAAVQGLIARVAPRLATVLGQKLAAQTVPVLGAAAGAATNYAYTSYYQEMAHVHFGLRRLAAEADQDHAALVEEFRKRVAVPVKRA; encoded by the coding sequence ATGGAGCTGCTGGACGCGCCAATCACCGAGGAAACCACCGAGGCCCGCCTCGACGCGCTGGTGCGCCGCCATGCGCGCGCGGGCAATATGGGGATTCAGGTTCTCAATCTCATTGGCGGGCAGGCGGAAAACCTGCTTGACCGGTTGCCCAAGGAGATGCGCGCGCGTTTGGGCGACGGCGCCGAGCAGGCGTTGCGCCTGGCCATGGAGGCGGCACAACGCTCGCGCGGGGTGGTGGGGGAACAGCCGGGCTGGCTCAGCCGGGCGGTGACCACGGCCATGGGTGCTGCGGGCGGTTTTGGAGGGTTGCCCTCGGCCATGGCCGAGCTGCCAGTGACCACCACGATCCTTCTGCGCGCCATTCAGGACGTGGCCGCCGAACACGGCTTTGATCCAAACGAGGAAAGCGTGCAGTTCGACTGTATCCAGGTTTTTGCCGCGGCAGGGCCGTTGGGTGATGACGACGGCAGCGATCTGGCCTTTCTTGGCACGCGGGTGACCGTGACCGGGGCCGCCGTGCAGGGCCTGATTGCGCGGGTCGCACCGCGTCTTGCCACGGTGCTGGGTCAGAAGCTGGCCGCGCAGACCGTGCCGGTGCTGGGGGCCGCCGCAGGCGCTGCCACGAACTATGCCTATACCTCCTACTATCAGGAAATGGCGCATGTACATTTCGGATTGCGCCGACTGGCGGCAGAGGCCGATCAGGATCATGCCGCGCTGGTTGAGGAGTTTCGCAAACGGGTCGCCGTGCCGGTCAAACGCGCCTGA